One Nicotiana tomentosiformis chromosome 4, ASM39032v3, whole genome shotgun sequence genomic window carries:
- the LOC138910082 gene encoding uncharacterized protein encodes MTLATKEAVLVLGMTSGVWTFFTDGASNIKGSGLGAVLITPLGETLSQAIRTILFTNNEAEYKALVPGLELSRGLGSEVIKIKCDSQLLVNQVYGSFDTKEERMQQYLNKVQALLARFREWSIVHIPREENIKADALANLGSST; translated from the coding sequence ATGACTTTAGCTACTAAGGAAGCAGTGCTGGTGTTGGGAATGACATCGGGAGTCTGGACTTTCTTTACTGATGGAGCCTCCAACATAAAGGGGTCCGGTCTCGGAGCAGTTCTAATCACCCCTTTGGGGGAAACCCTAAGCCAGGCTATTAGAACTATACTGtttactaacaatgaagccgagtataaGGCTTTAGTTCCAGGACTTGAACTATCTCGGGGACTAGGTTCCGAGGTCATCAAGATAAAATGTGACTCCCAACTGTTGGTAAACCAAGTGTATGGGAGTTTTGACACAAAGGAGGAGCGCATGCAACAGTACTTGAACAAGGTTCAAGCATTACTTGCacgattcagagaatggtcaatcGTCCATATTCCTAGGGAGGAAAATATAAAAGCAGACGCTTTGGCTAATTTGGGGTCATCCACATAA